The region TCCTTGGTCAGCAGGTAGGCCACGACCAGGTCGTCCTTAGAGGCGAAGTGCCGGTAGAAGGTCGCCTTCGTCACCCCGGCCTCGGCGATCAGCCGCTCCACGCCGATCGCGCGGACGCCCTCGTAGTAGAACAGCCGCGACGCGGCCCGGACCAGGCGTTCGCGAGGCGGTAGTTCTCCCTCGGTCTTGGTCTCGCGGCGCGTGCTGTCGGTGCTCTTCTGCCCAGTGCTGCTCACTGCCCCATTGTGCCCTCGGCCCTGCCTCGAGCGGCCTCTACCCCCGAACGGCCCCCACCCATGGGGCCGTCCTCCCCCTATCCCGTACGGCCCGCAGCAGCGTGGCCGTTCATCGAAAGGCTTGAACCCATGAATCGTCGTCTTGAAGGAACCGTCGCCCTGGTCACCGGAGCATCCAGCGGTATCGGCCATGCCACCGCGTTGGAGCTTGCCCGCGAGGGCGCCTCCGTGGCCCTGGTCGGTCGACGCGAAGACCGGCTCACCGACCTCGCCGCGGAAATCACCGGCGCGGGTGGAAAGGCCCTGGTCGTGCCCGCCGACATCGCCACCGCCCAGGCCGCCGCGGAAGCGGTCGAGCGGACCGTCGAGGGCCTGGGCCGTCTGGACACGCTCGTCAACAACGCCGGCCTCATGCTGCTCGGACCCGCCCCCAGCGCAGACCTGAACGACTGGCGGCGCATGATCGACATCAACCTCATGGGCCTGATGTACACCGCCCACGCAGCCGTCCCCCACCTGGTCAAGGCCGCCGCCGAGGAGCCGCGTCAGGTCGCCGACATCGTCAACATCGGCTCGCTCGCCGGCCGCAACGCCTACGCCATGTCCGCCGTGTACAGCGCCACCAAGTTCGGCGTCGGTGCCTTCAGCGAGGCACTGCGTCAGGAACTGGCACGCCAGCACGTCCGCGTGTCCGTCATCGAGCCGGGAAGCGTCGACACCGAACTGCGTACGCACAACCCCGACGTCATCCAGCAGCACATCGTCGCCGCCCTGGGCGACATCGAGCGGCTACAGAGCCAGGACATCGCCGACACCGTCGGCTACATCGTCACCCGCCCCCGGCACGTGGCCGTCGCCGAGCTGCTCGTACGCCCCACCGAGCAGGCCTGAACACCAAGCCCGTGGCCAACTCCGCAGCACACAGGAGAGGCGCGCACTATGTCAGGAACACCATCCCCATGACCCCCTACGCCACCGCTGACGGCAGGCTCGTGACGGGACAGAACCCCTACTCCACCAAGGCAGTCACCGCCAAGATCATCGAGACGCTGCACCACCTTTGACTGGTCAAGGCAGCCGCCGTGCGGGCTACGGCCGCACGCTCCCCGAGCTCGTGGACGATTGCCGTCAAACCCTGTCGTCAACGCAAATGCCAGAGGCCCTGTGGAGTGATCCACAGGGCCTCTGACGTGCTGCGCACTCGGCAGGATTCGAACCTGCAACATTCTGATCCGTAGCCCCCTCCCGTTCATGGAAGGGGGCCCAACTGGTCACTCAGTCACATCGAAGCGTGGACCTGGCCTCAGACCCACTCCCACCAGGGCCTCAATCACCCGATCGAGAGCCTCGCTCACCTCAGTGCGCGTGACCGGTCTCTGCGGGGGCCGGGGCGGCGTTCTTGACCGTCAGCGGCAGCAGCTTCTTGCCCGTCGGGCCGATCTGGATACTCGTATCCATCTGCGGGCAGACGCCGCAATCGAAGCACGGGGTCCAGCGGCAGTCCTCGACCTCCGTCTCGTCGAGGGCGTCCTGCCAGTCCTCCCAGAGCCAGTCCTTGTCGAGGCCGGAGTCGAGGTGGTCCCAGGGAAGGACCTCCTCGTAGGTCTTCTCACGGGTCGTGTACCAGTCGACGTCCACACCGAAGGCGGGGAGGGTCTTCTCGGCGCAGGCCATCCAGCGGTCGTACGAGAAGTGCTCGCGCCAGCCGTCGAAGCGGCCACCGTCCTCGTAAACCGCGCGGATGACGGCGCCGATGCGGCGGTCACCGCGGGAGAGCAGGCCCTCGACGATGCCGGGCTTGCCGTCGTGGTAGCGGAAGCCGATGGAGCGGCCGTACTTCTTGTCGCCGCGGATCTTGTCGCGGAGCTTCTCCAGGCGGGCGTCCGTCTCCTCGGCGGAGAGCTGGGGCGCCCACTGGAAGGGGGTGTGCGGCTTGGGGACGAAGCCGCCGATCGACACCGTGCAGCGGATGTCGTTCTGGCCGGAGACCTTGCGGCCCTCGGCGATCACGTTCATCGCCATGTCGGCGATCTGCAGGACGTCCTCGTCCGTCTCCGTCGGCAGGCCGCACATGAAGTACAGCTTCACCTGGCGCCAGCCGTTGCCGTACGCCGTGGAGACGGTCCGGATGAGGTCCTCCTCCGAGACCATCTTGTTGATGACCTTGCGCATGCGCTCGGAGCCGCCCTCCGGCGCGAAGGTCAGACCGGAGCGCCGGCCGTTCCTCGTCAGCTCGTTCGCCAGGTCGACGTTGAAGGCGTCCACACGGGTCGAGGGGAGGGACAGACCGATCTTGTCCTCCTCGTAGCGGTCCGCCAGGCCCTTGGCGATGTCGCCGATCTCGGAGTGGTCGGCGGAGGAGAGGGACAGCAGGCCGACCTCCTCGAAGCCCGTCGCCTTCAGGCCCTTCTCCACCATCTCGCCGATGCCCGTGATCGAGCGCTCGCGCACCGGGCGGGTGATCATGCCCGCCTGGCAGAAGCGGCAGCCGCGCGTGCAGCCGCGGAAGATCTCGACCGACATGCGCTCGTGGACCGTCTCCGCCAGCGGCACCAGCGGCTGCTTGGGGTACGGCCACTCGTCGAGGTCCATGACCGTGTGCTTGCTGACCCGCCACGGGACGCCCGACTTGTTCGGGACGACTCGGGCGATACGGCCGTCGGGGAGGTACTCGACGTCGTAGAAGGCCGGGATGTAGACGTTGCCCGTCTTCGCGAGGCGGAAGAGGACCTCCTCGCGGCCGCCCGGCCGGCCCTCCGCCTTCCAGGCCCGGATGATGTCGGTCATGTCCAGCACGGCCTGCTCGCCGTCGCCGATGATCGCCGCGTCGATGAAGTCGGCGATCGGCTCGGGGTTGAAGGCCGCGTGGCCGCCGGCCAGGACGATCGGGTCGTCGAGCGTACGGTCCTTGGACTCCAGCGGGATCCCGGCCAGGTCCAGGGCCGTCAGCATGTTCGTGTAGCCCAGCTCCGTGGAGAAGGACAGACCGAAGACGTCGAAGGCCTTCACCGGGCGGTGACTGTCCACCGTGAACTGGGGGACCCGGTGCTCGCGCATCAGCTCCTCCAGGTCCGGCCAGACGCTGTACGTGCGCTCGGCGAGGACGCCCTCACGCTCGTTCAGTACCTCGTAAAGGATCATGACGCCCTGGTTGGGCAGCCCGACCTCGTACGCGTCCGGGTACATCAGCGCCCAGCGGACGTCACAGGCGTCCCAGGGCTTGACCGTGGAGTTGAGCTCTCCGCCGACGTACTGGATCGGCTTCTGCACATGCGGGAGCAGAGCTTCGAGCTGTGAAAACACCGATACAGCGGCTTCGGCAGGCATCTCGCGAACCTTCGTGAGCTGGGAGGTACTGACAGGGTTGACCATCCAGCGTAACGCGGCCGGAGCCGGCCCCCGTACGCCTCAGACGGCACCCTGGCCCTCGATCGCCTCCCACTCCCCCGGCAGCGTCGCCTCCACCGCCGCCGCGCGCTGCTCCGCGCGGCCGTACAGCACCCCGTACGTGAACGCGTTCTCGCCCGCCTCGTGCGCCTCGGTCGCCAGCTCCCGCAGGGCCTCGCGGACCATCACGCTGTCCTGGTGGTCGCCCAGCAGCGTCTGCAGGGACTTCATCGACTTGACCAGGTCGGCGGCGGGTTCACCGAGGGCGGGGGTGGCCGCCTCGGCCGCGTAGCGCGTGCGCTTGGCCTTCTTGCGGGCGTCGTGCATCGCGAGGTCGCGCTCGGAGCCGGGCGGCAGTTCCAGGGCCTCGCCGACCAGGTCGGCGACCTTCTTGAAGTCCTTCCGTACGGCCTTGGCGATCACCTTCTCGGGCTTCTTCGAGGCCGCCTCCTGCAGGGGCGGCCTGGCCACCAGGGTGTCCAGCGTCGTCAGCAGGTCCAGGTAGCGCTTGCCGTCCAGTACGGCGATCAGGTGCTGCCGGGAGCCGGAGCGGCGGGCTCCCGACCAGGTGTCCAGGCGGGCCTGGACGGGGCCCGTGACCAGGTCGGACGGGAGGTCGTCGAGCGCCGCCGTCAGGTGCTCGGTGAGGACCTCCTGGTCGCGGTCGACACCCAGCTCGGCGGCGAGCCACTTCAGCTCGATGCCGATCGGGTCGGTGACGGTGCGGTCGAGGATCTTGCCGTACGAGCGGAAGGTGCTGCGGAGGCGGCGGGTGGCGACGCGCATACGGTGCACGGAGTCGGGCACGTCGCGGCGGACGGCGGGGTCCAGCTCGACGATCGCGTCGCGCTGCTCGCGGACGTAGGTGAGGATGTGGTCGCCGGCGGTGTGCGGGGGCGAATCGGGGGGTTCGGGCTTCGCGGCCGTCGTCGTCGTCTTCGACACGTCAGCGACCTTGTCTGCCTTCCCCTCCTTGCCTGCCTTCTCCGACTTGCCTGCCTTCGCCGGCTTGCGGGGGGCCGTGTCGTCGAGTGCCTTGGCCAGTTTGGACGCGGAGGCGGAGCGTTTGATGCCCGCCTTGCGGAGCTTCTTCTCGACCTTGTCGAGGAAGGCCGGATCGCCGTCGTCGGCGAGTTCGACCTCGATCTCGGTCCATTCCGCGCTGCCCGCGCCGCCGCTGAGGCGCTCCGCGCGGACGCGGTCGACGCTGACCTCGGCGAGGAGGGTGCCGGAGGCGTCGACGAGGTGGCGGATGTCGCGGGCCGACAGGAGACGTACGACGGGGACCAGTTCGGCGTCGCGGATGCGGGAGCGGACGAGGGCGGTCAGGTCTTCGGGGACGGTGTCGGAGAGCGGGGCGCGGATTTCGTCGCGGACGCCCTCGGAGACGGGGAGTTTGAGGTGCCAGCCCGCGTCGTCGCCGCCGGTGCGGCGGCGGAGGGTGAGGGAGGCGGTGGCGAGCCGCTGGTCGGCCGTGTCGTAGTAGGTGGCGTCCAGTTCGGCCACGCCCTTGTCGATGACGCCCGAGACTCCCGGGACGTCGGTCAGGTCCGGGAGTGGCGCGTCGCTGCCGGCCGGGGGACCCTCGTACTTTCGCTCGATTTCGCGCTTGGTGTCCGCCATGAACTGAATCTAGTGGCTGTCGAGCCGGGATGGCAGTACCAGCCCCATCCAGGACCTCCGGGAACGACCGGATCTCGCCCCCGCCGCCCCTACCCGTCCCATCCCCAGGGGCTCCGCCCCTTCAACCCCACCGGGGGCTACGCCCCCTGAACCCCCACGGGGCTGCCGCCCCTGCACCCCGCCATGGGCTGCACCCCTTGGACCCCGCAGGCCTCCGCCCCTGCACCCCACCGGGGGCCGCTGCCCCCTACCTCCCCCCGACAGGGCTCTGCCCCGCGCCTCATCGGGGGCTGCTGCCCCCCTGAGATCCCGCAGGGCTCTGCCCTAGCGCCCCACTGGGGGCTGCCGCCCCCTACACCCCCGCAGGGCTCCGCCGTTGGACCCCGACGGGCCTGCGGCCCCGACCCCCGCCGGGGCTGCGCCCCAGACCCCTGCCCGGGCGGGTGGGATGGGCGGGACGGGGCGGGGCGGGGTAAGTAGGGCACGGCCTGAACGGCCTCGTCCTCAAACGCCGAACGGGCTGAAAGATGCGCGCCGGGGTGAGTGGGTAGGACGTGGGGGGCACGGCCTTGTGGGTGGAGAGACGGCCGCCTCGTCCTCAAACGCCGGACGCGCGAGGTGAGCTGAGGGCGGGACTGAATCGGGCACGCCCTTCCGAACACCGGACGCCCAAGGCTTTTAGGGGCGCGAGGAACTGCGCGACCAGCCCCCACCGGACCGCACCCGAAAAACCAACCGGGGCCAGGGGCGAAGCCCCGGCTCAGGGGCGCGAGGAACTGCGCGACCAGCCCCCACCAGACCGCACCCGAAGACGCACCCCCTCCCGCCCAACCGCCGGAGGCCTACGCCGACATGGGGCGTTGGACTCTGATCGACTGCAACAACCCCACCGCCACCCACACCGCGAACATCGACGAGCCACCGTAGGAGACGAAGGGCAGGGGGAGGCCCGCGACCGGCATGATGCCCAGGGTCATGCCGATGTTCTCGAAGGCCTGGAAGGCGAACCAGGCGATGATGCCGGCGGCGACGATCGTGCCGTACAGCTCGGTGGTCTCGCGGGCGATGCGGCAGGCCCGCCACAGCACGACGCCCAGCAGGAGCAGGATCAGGCCCGCGCCCACGAAGCCCAGTTCCTCGCCCGCGACCGTGAAGACGAAGTCTGTCTGTTGTTCCGGGACGAACTGGCCCGTGGTCTGGGAGCCGTGGCCCAGGCCCGTGCCGAAGAGGCCGCCGGAGCCGATGGCGATACGGGCCTGGTTGGTGTTGTAGCCGACGCCCGCCGGGTCGAGGTCGGGGTTGGCGAAGGCGGCGAAGCGGTTGATCTGGTACTCGTCGAGGATCTTGAGCTGCCAGATCGCCACCGCGCCCAGCGCACCGGCACCGAGCAGACCGAACACCCAGCGGTTGGAGGCGCCGGAGGCGAGCAGCACGCCGAGCACGATGATGACCGCGACCATGATCGTGCCCAGGTCGGGCATGAGCAGCACGATCATCATCGGGACGGCCGCGAGGCCCAACGCCTGCAGCACCGTGCGGTGGTCGGGGTACTGCTTGTCGCCCGCGTCCACCCGGGTGGCCAGCAGCATCGCCATGCCCAGAATGATCGTGATCTTGGTGAACTCGGCGGGCTGGAGCGACAGACCGCCCGCGACGAGCCAGTTGCGCTGGCCGTTGATCGTCGCGCCGAGCGGGGTCAGCACCAGCAGGATCATGAAGACCGAGAGGCCGTACAGGATCGGGACCGCCGTGCGCAGGGTGCGGTGACCCAGCCAGATCGTGCCGACCATCAGGCCGAACCCGATGCCGGTGTTCATGAGGTGGCGGATGAGGAAGTAGTAGGGGTCGCCCTGGTTGATCTCGGTGCGGTTGCGGGTCGCCGAGTAGACGAGGGCCGAGCCGATCAGGGACAGCGCGAGGGCCGAGAGCAGTATCGGCCAGTCGAGGCGGCGGGCCAGGGAGTCACGGGCGAGCAGCCGTGACAGCCCGCCGCGGGCGGGGCCGTAGCCGGAGACGGAGAAGTTGTTCGCTCCGGTCATGTCAGGATCCTCGTCCCCCGCCGCTTCTTCGGACGGTCCGTACGCCTTCGGGTGTTGCGGTTACTGGCCGTCGGGGACGGCGTGGTGCCCGCGGGCAGCTGCTGGTCGGTGGCCCCGGGCGAGGGCGACTCGCTGGCCTGGAGGTCCTTGACCGGGTCCTTGGAGATCTCCGGGGTGTCGATCGAACCGTCCGTCTGGATCTTCGGAAGACCCTTCTGGGGGGTGGGGAGGAGCGCCTTCGACTTGTCGATGGAACCGTCGGCCTGGACGCCGTACAGCGCGTTGTAGATGTTGCGCACGGCCTCACCGGAGGCGCCGGAACCCGTACCGGCCTGGGCGATGGTCATGACGACCGTGTAGTCCTTGGTGTACGTGGCGAACCAGGACGTGGTCTGCTTGCCGTAGACCTCGGCGGTACCGGTCTTGGCGTGCAGCGCGATCTTGTCCTGCGGCCAGCCGCCGAACTTCCAGGCGGCGGTACCACGGGTGACGACGCCTTCGAGGGCCGAGTCCATGCCCTTGAGCGTGGCCTTGCTGATCGGCAGCTTGCCCTTGACCTTGGGCTTGATCTCCTGGACGGTCTTGCCGTCGGCGCTGACGATCGCCTTGCCGATGGTCGGCGTGTGGATGGTGCCGCCGTTGGCGAGCGCCCCGTAGATCATGGCCTCCTGGATCGGGGTGACGAGGGTGTCGCCCTGACCGATGGAGTAGTTGATCTCGTCACCCTCGCGCATCTTGTTGCCCTCGAGGCAGTTCTCGTACGCGATCTTCTGGACGTAGTCGCCGTCCTTCTTACCGGTCTTGCACCAGACGTCCTTGTTGGCCTTCCAGTAGCTCTGCTTCCACTGGCGGTCCGGGACGCGGCCGGTGACCTCGTTGGGCAGGTCGACGCCGGTCTCCTTGCCGAGGCCGAACTGGTGGGCGGCCTTGAAGAAGTAGTCCTTCGGCTCCCCCTTCTTGGGGTTGATGCCGCCGTCCTTCTTCCACTCGTTGTCCGCGAGGCCGTAGAAGACGGTGTCGCAGGAGACCTCCAGGGCCCGGCCGAGCGAGATGGGGCCGAAGTTCTCGCCCTCGAAGTTCTTGAAGACCTGGCCGCCCACCGAATACGAACTGGTGCAGGGGTAGCCGCCGTCCCACTCGTAGCCGGCCTCGACCGCGGCGGCCGTGGAGACCACCTTGAAGGTCGAACCGGGCGCGGACTGACCCTGTATGGCCCTGTTGAGCAGCGGGTAGTCGGAGTTCTTTCCGGTGAGGGCCTTGTAGTCCTTGGCGGAGATGCCGCCGACCCAGGCGTTCGGGTCGTATGTCGGGGCGGACGCCATGGAGACGATCCGGCCGGTCTTGGCCTCCATCACCACGACGGCGCCCGAGTCGGCCTTGTAGTTCTCGCCGGTGATCTTGTCGAACTGCTGGCGGGCGGTCTTCATCGCCGTGTCCAGCTCGTACTCGGCGACCCGCTGGACGCGGGAGTCGATGCTGGTGACGAGGTTGGAGCCGGACTGGGCCGCGTCGCTCTTGGCCTTGCCGATCACGCGGCCGAGGTTGTCGACCTCGTAACGGGTGACGCCGGCCTTGCCGCGCAACTCCTTGTCGTACTGGCGCTCTAGGCCGGAGCGGCCGACCTGGTCGGAACGGAGGTAGGGCGAGCTGCTGTCCTTGGCCTGGGTGATCTCGGCGTCCGTGACGGGCGAGAGATAGCCGAGGACCTGAGCGGTGTTGGCCTTGCCGGGGGCGGCGTAGCGGCGTACGGCCTCGGGCTCGGCGCTGATGCCGGGAAAGTCCTCGGAGCGCTCACGGATCTGCAGGGCCTGCTTGGCGGTGGCCTCGTCGGTGATGGGGATGGGCTGGTACGGGGAGCCGTTCCAGCAGGGCTGCGGCGTCTTCGCGTCACACAGCCGGACCTTCTGGATGACGTCCTCGGGCTTCATGTCCAGCACGCCGGCCAGCTTCGTCAGAACCGCCTTGCCGTCGTCCTTCATCTTCATCAGGTCGGTGCGCGAGGCGGAGACCACGAGCCGGGTCTCGTTGTCGGCGATCGGCACCCCACGCGCGTCGAGGATCGAGCCGCGTACGGCGGGCTGGACGACCTGCTGGACGTGGTTGCCGGAGGCTTCCTTGGCGTACTCCTGGCCGTTGCGGATCTGGAGGTACCAGAGGCGGCCGCCGAGGGTGCCGAGGAGGGAGAGGACGAGGATCTGGATGACGACGAGTCGGATCTGTACCCGTGGGGTCCTGCCGGTCTCGGGAATGTTGGTCACTGGTGCTGCCTCCCCCTCTCAGAGTGGGTACGGGACACGGGCGCGCGAGCCGTGTGCGTACGGGGCGCCACATGCGTGCGAGTCATACGAGTCATACGAGTACACGGCGAACCTGGGGGCCTTGACCCCGGGGTCGGGCAACTGGCGTGTGCTCACAGACGCTTGACCCCCTTGATGCGCCCCGCGCGGGCGACGCGCGCCCGGGCGGCCTTGACCCGGTGGCCGCGCTGGCTGCCGATGCGCAGGCCGGTGCCGGAGGCCAGCCAGCCCGAGGAGACGTTGGCGGCCTTGGGGCTGTTGGAATCGCCGAGCGGATTGCCCTCGGAGCGCCGGGCCAGGGCCATCAGTCCCGGGACCACGAACGGCGCGAGCAGCAGGTCGTACAGGGCGGCCGTGAACAGCAGGCTGCCCAGGCCCACATGGCGGGCGGCGGTGTCACCGACGAGGGCGCCGACACCGGCGTACAGCAGGGTGGAGCCGACCGCGGCGGCGACGACCACGGCCATCGGCCCGGTCGCCGACTTGAGCTGGCCGTTCTCCGGCTTCGCCAGCCCCGCGAGATAGCCGATGACGCACAGCACGAGGGCGTAGCGCCCGGCGGCGTGGTCGGCGGGCGGGGCGAGGTCGGCGAGCAGGCCGGCGGCGAAGCCGATGAGGGCGCCGCCGACATGGCCGTAGACCATGGCGAGGGCCAGCACGGTGAGCAGGACGAGGTCCGGGACGGCACCCGGGAGATGAAGACGGGCGAGGACACTCACCTGGATCACCAGGGCCACCACCACCAGGGTGGCGGAGATCAGCATCCGATTGAAACGCATGGGGATTCAGCTCCTACGGCGTCTGGCCGGTGACGGGCTCGGACGCCGAGGGGGTGACCGTCACGGTCACGGTCGGCGTGGGCGTCGGTTTGGGCTTGGCCGGCAGCACCGTGTCGCGAGGGTCCTTGCGGGGGGCCTCTACGACGACGCCGACGATGTCGAGCTTCGAGAACGCGACGTACGGCGTGACGTAGATCGTGCGGGTCAGGTCGCCGCCCGACGGGTCGACACGGGAGACCACGCCGACCGGGACGCCGGGCACGAAGGGCTTGTCGGCCTGCGAGCCGAAGGTGACCAGCCGGTCCCCCTTCTTGATCTTCGCCTTGCCGTTGAGCATCTCCACCCGCAGCGGGCGGTCGCCCTGACCGGAGGCGAAGCCGAGCTCGTCGCTGGACTCCATCCGCGTACCGACGGTGAAATCGGGGTCGTTGGCGAGCAGCACGGTGGCGGTGTCCGGACCGACGGTGGTCACGCGGCCGACGAGTCCGTCGCCGTTCAGGACCGTCATGTCGCGCTGGATGCCGTCGTTGCTGCCGACGTCGATGGTCACGGTCCAGGAGAAGCCCTGGGCGGCTCCTATGGCGATGACCTCGGCGCCCTTGATGCCGTACTGCCCGGCGCCGGCCGTCTTCAGCATCTTGTCGAGCTGGTTCAGACGGCTGCGATTGCGGTCGTCACTGCCGAGCTTGGCCTTCAGCGCCGTGTTGTCGTGCTCGAGTTGGGCGATGCGATCGTGTCGGCTGTCCGAGTCGCGGACCGCGGC is a window of Streptomyces sp. NBC_00271 DNA encoding:
- a CDS encoding SDR family NAD(P)-dependent oxidoreductase, whose amino-acid sequence is MNRRLEGTVALVTGASSGIGHATALELAREGASVALVGRREDRLTDLAAEITGAGGKALVVPADIATAQAAAEAVERTVEGLGRLDTLVNNAGLMLLGPAPSADLNDWRRMIDINLMGLMYTAHAAVPHLVKAAAEEPRQVADIVNIGSLAGRNAYAMSAVYSATKFGVGAFSEALRQELARQHVRVSVIEPGSVDTELRTHNPDVIQQHIVAALGDIERLQSQDIADTVGYIVTRPRHVAVAELLVRPTEQA
- a CDS encoding TIGR03960 family B12-binding radical SAM protein translates to MPAEAAVSVFSQLEALLPHVQKPIQYVGGELNSTVKPWDACDVRWALMYPDAYEVGLPNQGVMILYEVLNEREGVLAERTYSVWPDLEELMREHRVPQFTVDSHRPVKAFDVFGLSFSTELGYTNMLTALDLAGIPLESKDRTLDDPIVLAGGHAAFNPEPIADFIDAAIIGDGEQAVLDMTDIIRAWKAEGRPGGREEVLFRLAKTGNVYIPAFYDVEYLPDGRIARVVPNKSGVPWRVSKHTVMDLDEWPYPKQPLVPLAETVHERMSVEIFRGCTRGCRFCQAGMITRPVRERSITGIGEMVEKGLKATGFEEVGLLSLSSADHSEIGDIAKGLADRYEEDKIGLSLPSTRVDAFNVDLANELTRNGRRSGLTFAPEGGSERMRKVINKMVSEEDLIRTVSTAYGNGWRQVKLYFMCGLPTETDEDVLQIADMAMNVIAEGRKVSGQNDIRCTVSIGGFVPKPHTPFQWAPQLSAEETDARLEKLRDKIRGDKKYGRSIGFRYHDGKPGIVEGLLSRGDRRIGAVIRAVYEDGGRFDGWREHFSYDRWMACAEKTLPAFGVDVDWYTTREKTYEEVLPWDHLDSGLDKDWLWEDWQDALDETEVEDCRWTPCFDCGVCPQMDTSIQIGPTGKKLLPLTVKNAAPAPAETGHAH
- a CDS encoding CYTH and CHAD domain-containing protein, whose protein sequence is MADTKREIERKYEGPPAGSDAPLPDLTDVPGVSGVIDKGVAELDATYYDTADQRLATASLTLRRRTGGDDAGWHLKLPVSEGVRDEIRAPLSDTVPEDLTALVRSRIRDAELVPVVRLLSARDIRHLVDASGTLLAEVSVDRVRAERLSGGAGSAEWTEIEVELADDGDPAFLDKVEKKLRKAGIKRSASASKLAKALDDTAPRKPAKAGKSEKAGKEGKADKVADVSKTTTTAAKPEPPDSPPHTAGDHILTYVREQRDAIVELDPAVRRDVPDSVHRMRVATRRLRSTFRSYGKILDRTVTDPIGIELKWLAAELGVDRDQEVLTEHLTAALDDLPSDLVTGPVQARLDTWSGARRSGSRQHLIAVLDGKRYLDLLTTLDTLVARPPLQEAASKKPEKVIAKAVRKDFKKVADLVGEALELPPGSERDLAMHDARKKAKRTRYAAEAATPALGEPAADLVKSMKSLQTLLGDHQDSVMVREALRELATEAHEAGENAFTYGVLYGRAEQRAAAVEATLPGEWEAIEGQGAV
- the rodA gene encoding rod shape-determining protein RodA: MTGANNFSVSGYGPARGGLSRLLARDSLARRLDWPILLSALALSLIGSALVYSATRNRTEINQGDPYYFLIRHLMNTGIGFGLMVGTIWLGHRTLRTAVPILYGLSVFMILLVLTPLGATINGQRNWLVAGGLSLQPAEFTKITIILGMAMLLATRVDAGDKQYPDHRTVLQALGLAAVPMMIVLLMPDLGTIMVAVIIVLGVLLASGASNRWVFGLLGAGALGAVAIWQLKILDEYQINRFAAFANPDLDPAGVGYNTNQARIAIGSGGLFGTGLGHGSQTTGQFVPEQQTDFVFTVAGEELGFVGAGLILLLLGVVLWRACRIARETTELYGTIVAAGIIAWFAFQAFENIGMTLGIMPVAGLPLPFVSYGGSSMFAVWVAVGLLQSIRVQRPMSA
- the mrdA gene encoding penicillin-binding protein 2, with translation MTNIPETGRTPRVQIRLVVIQILVLSLLGTLGGRLWYLQIRNGQEYAKEASGNHVQQVVQPAVRGSILDARGVPIADNETRLVVSASRTDLMKMKDDGKAVLTKLAGVLDMKPEDVIQKVRLCDAKTPQPCWNGSPYQPIPITDEATAKQALQIRERSEDFPGISAEPEAVRRYAAPGKANTAQVLGYLSPVTDAEITQAKDSSSPYLRSDQVGRSGLERQYDKELRGKAGVTRYEVDNLGRVIGKAKSDAAQSGSNLVTSIDSRVQRVAEYELDTAMKTARQQFDKITGENYKADSGAVVVMEAKTGRIVSMASAPTYDPNAWVGGISAKDYKALTGKNSDYPLLNRAIQGQSAPGSTFKVVSTAAAVEAGYEWDGGYPCTSSYSVGGQVFKNFEGENFGPISLGRALEVSCDTVFYGLADNEWKKDGGINPKKGEPKDYFFKAAHQFGLGKETGVDLPNEVTGRVPDRQWKQSYWKANKDVWCKTGKKDGDYVQKIAYENCLEGNKMREGDEINYSIGQGDTLVTPIQEAMIYGALANGGTIHTPTIGKAIVSADGKTVQEIKPKVKGKLPISKATLKGMDSALEGVVTRGTAAWKFGGWPQDKIALHAKTGTAEVYGKQTTSWFATYTKDYTVVMTIAQAGTGSGASGEAVRNIYNALYGVQADGSIDKSKALLPTPQKGLPKIQTDGSIDTPEISKDPVKDLQASESPSPGATDQQLPAGTTPSPTASNRNTRRRTDRPKKRRGTRILT
- the mreD gene encoding rod shape-determining protein MreD, with the protein product MRFNRMLISATLVVVALVIQVSVLARLHLPGAVPDLVLLTVLALAMVYGHVGGALIGFAAGLLADLAPPADHAAGRYALVLCVIGYLAGLAKPENGQLKSATGPMAVVVAAAVGSTLLYAGVGALVGDTAARHVGLGSLLFTAALYDLLLAPFVVPGLMALARRSEGNPLGDSNSPKAANVSSGWLASGTGLRIGSQRGHRVKAARARVARAGRIKGVKRL
- the mreC gene encoding rod shape-determining protein MreC, with the translated sequence MRDTRESRLLLVLLIAIAFALITVDIRGGQDSPVQGARQAAATVFGPIENGVSSAVDPVGNAIAAVRDSDSRHDRIAQLEHDNTALKAKLGSDDRNRSRLNQLDKMLKTAGAGQYGIKGAEVIAIGAAQGFSWTVTIDVGSNDGIQRDMTVLNGDGLVGRVTTVGPDTATVLLANDPDFTVGTRMESSDELGFASGQGDRPLRVEMLNGKAKIKKGDRLVTFGSQADKPFVPGVPVGVVSRVDPSGGDLTRTIYVTPYVAFSKLDIVGVVVEAPRKDPRDTVLPAKPKPTPTPTVTVTVTPSASEPVTGQTP